A single Pseudoxanthomonas sp. DNA region contains:
- the trpA gene encoding tryptophan synthase subunit alpha, producing MSRFESKFADLKSSGRKALVPFITAGDPSLESTVPVMHALVDAGADVIELGVPFSDPMADGPVIQRSSERALARGAGLRYVLEAVEVFRQQDDGTPIVLMGYLNPVEIHGAERFAREAVAAGVDGVLLVDLPPEEAEETRAVFDREGLALIALASPTTSPERLRMLCDTAQGYLYYVSFAGVTGASDRLDTAAAGERLKQLRAGSRAPVVAGFGIKDADSARAMAADADGVVVGSALVAALAEAGNDAPARAAAFLAPLRAALDA from the coding sequence GTGAGCCGTTTCGAATCGAAGTTCGCCGACCTGAAGTCCAGCGGACGCAAGGCATTGGTGCCGTTCATCACCGCCGGCGACCCGTCGCTGGAGTCCACGGTGCCGGTGATGCATGCATTGGTGGACGCGGGCGCCGACGTGATCGAACTGGGCGTGCCGTTCTCCGATCCGATGGCCGACGGGCCGGTCATCCAGCGCAGTTCCGAACGCGCGCTGGCGCGCGGTGCCGGCCTGCGCTACGTGCTGGAGGCGGTCGAGGTGTTCCGCCAGCAGGACGATGGCACGCCCATCGTGCTGATGGGCTACCTGAACCCGGTCGAGATCCACGGGGCCGAACGGTTTGCCCGCGAGGCGGTGGCCGCCGGCGTCGACGGCGTGCTGCTGGTCGACCTGCCGCCGGAAGAAGCCGAGGAGACCCGTGCGGTGTTCGACCGGGAAGGGCTGGCCCTGATCGCGCTGGCGTCGCCGACCACCTCGCCGGAACGCCTGCGGATGCTGTGCGACACCGCCCAGGGCTACCTCTACTACGTCAGTTTCGCCGGGGTGACCGGCGCCTCCGACCGGTTGGACACGGCCGCGGCCGGCGAACGGCTGAAGCAGCTGCGGGCCGGGTCCCGTGCGCCGGTGGTGGCCGGCTTCGGCATCAAGGACGCCGACAGCGCCCGCGCGATGGCCGCCGATGCCGATGGCGTGGTGGTCGGCAGCGCGCTGGTGGCCGCCCTGGCCGAAGCCGGTAACGACGCCCCCGCGCGCGCTGCGGCCTTCCTGGCCCCACTGCGCGCGGCGCTGGACGCCTGA
- the glmM gene encoding phosphoglucosamine mutase, translating to MSRKYFGTDGIRGRVGTSPISADFVLRLGNALGRVLCEKAGDARPVVVIGKDTRISGYMFEAALEAGLVAAGADVQLMGPMPTPAVAFLTRTLGADAGIVISASHNPHYDNGIKFFSAEGEKLDDATETAIEAALDAPFFTAESDRLGKAIRTRDAVGRYMEFCKASVPRRFDLKGMKLVLDCAHGATYHIAPLLFRELGADVITIGAEPNGININDGVGSMHVESLAAKVRETGAHLGIAFDGDGDRVLMADADGVPVDGDQLIYLLARDWQASGRLRGPVVGTLMTNYGLERALGKLEIPFVRTKVGDRYVHQALVEGNAVLGGEASGHLLCLDRTTTGDAIIAALQVLEALKRRKVTLRGALDGLTMLPQKTINVKLANGARPTEAPSVQAALVQAQAAVSGRGRAFLRPSGTEPVVRVTVEADDDTLVKTTLETLAEAVRAAAAA from the coding sequence ATGAGCCGCAAATACTTCGGTACCGACGGCATCCGTGGCCGCGTCGGCACCAGCCCGATCTCCGCCGATTTCGTGTTGCGCCTGGGCAATGCCCTGGGCCGCGTGCTCTGTGAGAAGGCCGGCGATGCGCGCCCGGTGGTGGTGATCGGCAAGGACACCCGCATTTCCGGTTACATGTTCGAAGCCGCGCTCGAGGCCGGCCTGGTCGCCGCGGGCGCCGACGTGCAGCTGATGGGGCCGATGCCGACGCCTGCGGTCGCGTTCCTCACCCGCACGCTGGGTGCGGATGCCGGCATCGTCATCAGTGCGTCGCACAACCCGCATTACGACAACGGCATCAAGTTTTTCTCGGCCGAAGGCGAAAAGCTGGACGATGCCACCGAAACGGCGATCGAGGCCGCGCTGGATGCACCGTTCTTCACCGCCGAATCCGACAGGCTGGGCAAGGCGATCCGCACGCGCGACGCGGTCGGCCGCTACATGGAATTCTGCAAGGCCAGCGTGCCGCGCCGCTTCGACCTGAAGGGCATGAAGCTGGTGCTGGACTGCGCGCACGGCGCCACGTACCACATCGCGCCGCTGCTGTTCCGCGAACTGGGCGCGGACGTCATCACCATCGGTGCCGAGCCCAACGGCATCAACATCAACGATGGCGTCGGCTCGATGCATGTGGAGAGCCTTGCCGCCAAGGTGCGCGAGACCGGTGCCCACCTCGGCATCGCCTTCGATGGCGACGGCGACCGCGTGCTGATGGCCGACGCCGATGGCGTCCCGGTGGATGGCGACCAGCTGATCTACCTGCTGGCGCGCGACTGGCAGGCCAGCGGCCGCCTGCGCGGCCCGGTGGTGGGCACGCTGATGACCAACTACGGTCTCGAGCGCGCGCTGGGCAAGCTGGAAATCCCGTTCGTCCGCACCAAGGTGGGCGACCGCTACGTGCACCAGGCGCTCGTGGAGGGCAATGCGGTGCTCGGCGGCGAGGCCTCGGGCCACCTGTTGTGCCTGGACCGGACCACGACGGGCGACGCGATCATCGCCGCGTTGCAGGTGCTGGAGGCCCTGAAGCGCCGCAAGGTGACCCTGCGGGGCGCGCTGGACGGCCTGACGATGCTGCCGCAGAAGACCATCAACGTGAAGCTGGCCAACGGCGCCAGGCCCACCGAAGCCCCCAGCGTGCAGGCCGCGCTGGTGCAGGCGCAGGCGGCCGTGTCCGGCCGTGGGCGCGCGTTCCTGCGTCCGTCCGGTACCGAGCCGGTGGTGCGCGTCACCGTCGAAGCCGACGACGACACCCTGGTGAAGACCACGCTGGAGACGCTGGCCGAGGCCGTGCGCGCCGCTGCGGCGGCTTGA
- the trpB gene encoding tryptophan synthase subunit beta: MSAPADYHAYPDARGHFGRHGGRFVAETLIGPLQALSAAYDAARVDPAFIAAFDKDLKHYVGRPSPIYHAERLSREVGGAQILLKREDLNHTGAHKINNTIGQALLASRMGKKRIIAETGAGQHGVASATVATRLGLECVVYMGATDIERQKINVYRMKLLGATVVPVTSGSATLKDALNEAMRDWVTNVHDTFYIIGTVAGPDPYPRMVRDFNAVVGREARAQMLADYGRLPDAITACVGGGSNAIGLFHAFLNDPGVRIVGAEAAGDGIETGRHASSLSAGRIGVLHGNRTYVICDDDGQIIETHSISAGLDYPGVGPEHAFLKDSGRAEYVGVTDEEALAAFHRLTRTEGILPALESSHAVAQAIKLARELPKDQLVLCNLSGRGDKDVHTIAAREGISL; the protein is encoded by the coding sequence ATGAGTGCACCCGCCGATTACCACGCCTATCCCGACGCCCGGGGCCACTTCGGCCGGCACGGCGGCCGCTTCGTGGCCGAGACCCTGATCGGCCCGTTGCAGGCGCTGTCGGCCGCCTATGACGCCGCGCGGGTCGATCCGGCCTTCATCGCCGCCTTCGACAAGGATCTGAAGCACTACGTCGGCCGGCCCAGCCCGATCTACCACGCCGAGCGGCTGAGCCGTGAGGTCGGCGGCGCGCAGATCCTGCTCAAGCGCGAAGACCTGAACCACACCGGCGCGCACAAGATCAACAACACCATCGGGCAGGCGCTGCTGGCCAGCCGGATGGGCAAGAAGCGGATCATCGCCGAGACCGGCGCGGGCCAGCACGGCGTGGCCAGCGCCACCGTCGCCACCCGGCTGGGCCTGGAATGCGTCGTCTACATGGGCGCCACCGACATCGAGCGGCAGAAGATCAACGTCTACCGCATGAAGCTGCTCGGCGCGACCGTGGTGCCGGTCACCAGTGGCTCGGCCACGCTGAAGGACGCACTGAACGAAGCGATGCGCGACTGGGTGACCAACGTCCACGACACCTTCTACATCATCGGCACCGTCGCCGGTCCGGACCCGTACCCGCGCATGGTGCGCGACTTCAACGCCGTGGTCGGGCGCGAGGCGAGGGCGCAGATGCTGGCCGACTACGGCCGCCTGCCCGATGCCATCACCGCCTGCGTCGGCGGCGGCAGCAATGCGATCGGCCTGTTCCACGCCTTCCTCAACGACCCGGGCGTGCGCATCGTCGGCGCCGAGGCGGCGGGCGACGGCATCGAGACCGGCCGCCACGCCTCGTCGCTGTCGGCCGGACGCATCGGCGTACTGCACGGCAACCGCACCTACGTGATCTGCGACGACGACGGGCAGATCATCGAAACGCATTCCATCTCCGCCGGCCTGGACTATCCGGGCGTCGGGCCGGAGCACGCCTTCCTGAAGGACAGCGGGCGCGCGGAGTATGTCGGCGTCACCGACGAGGAAGCGCTCGCGGCATTCCACCGCCTGACCCGCACCGAGGGCATCCTGCCGGCGCTGGAATCCAGCCACGCCGTCGCCCAGGCGATCAAGCTGGCGCGCGAGCTGCCCAAGGACCAGCTGGTGCTGTGCAACCTGTCCGGCCGTGGCGACAAGGACGTGCACACCATCGCCGCACGCGAGGGGATCAGCCTGTGA
- a CDS encoding phosphoribosylanthranilate isomerase, with product MHTRIKFCGLTRAEDVRLAVELGVDYVGLVFAPHSPRRLLLGQARMLRDLVPEEIAVVALVMDNTRSDVEHIVESLQPDLLQFHGGEDDAFATSFGRPYWKAIAMGGQDDSVFASLSAYPGAHGFLFDGHAAGEQGGSGQRFDWRRMPTSTDRPFLLAGGLSPQNVAVALRTARPWGVDVSSGIESAPGTKDAEKMRRFVEAVRDADDRRG from the coding sequence ATGCACACGCGCATCAAGTTCTGCGGGCTGACCCGCGCCGAAGACGTCCGCCTGGCGGTCGAGCTGGGCGTGGACTACGTCGGCCTGGTGTTCGCGCCGCACAGCCCGCGCCGGCTGCTGCTCGGGCAGGCGCGCATGCTGCGCGACCTGGTGCCGGAGGAGATCGCCGTCGTCGCGCTTGTGATGGACAACACGCGCAGCGATGTCGAGCACATCGTCGAATCGCTGCAGCCGGACCTGCTGCAGTTCCATGGCGGCGAAGACGACGCGTTCGCGACCTCGTTCGGTCGCCCGTACTGGAAGGCGATCGCCATGGGCGGGCAGGACGACAGCGTGTTCGCCAGCCTGTCGGCGTATCCCGGCGCGCACGGCTTCCTGTTCGACGGCCATGCGGCGGGCGAGCAGGGCGGCAGCGGGCAGCGTTTCGACTGGCGGCGCATGCCGACCTCCACCGACAGGCCGTTCCTGCTGGCGGGCGGTCTGTCGCCGCAGAACGTCGCCGTGGCCCTGCGCACCGCGCGGCCCTGGGGCGTGGACGTGTCCAGCGGCATCGAATCCGCGCCCGGCACAAAGGATGCGGAGAAGATGCGGCGCTTCGTCGAGGCCGTTCGCGACGCCGACGACCGCCGCGGCTGA
- the accD gene encoding acetyl-CoA carboxylase, carboxyltransferase subunit beta produces MSWLSKLMPSGIRTEGNAGKSKRSVPEGLWEKCDRCGAVLYRPELEENLEVCPKCSFHMPIRARARLAALFDPGSTREIGASLGPTDVLKFKDQKKYADRIKAAQKSTGERDALITLQGTLKGRDLVASSFDFAYMGGSMGSVVGERFSLGAEKALEIGSPFVCFSASGGARMQESLFSLMQMAKTSAALAKLREAGLPYISVMTHPTTGGVSASFAMLGDINLAEPEALIGFAGPRVIEQTVRETLPEGFQRSEFLLAHGAVDQICDRREMRDRLADLLALMMRQPKPADSELVTA; encoded by the coding sequence ATGAGCTGGCTCAGCAAACTGATGCCGTCGGGCATCCGCACCGAAGGCAACGCAGGCAAGAGCAAACGCAGCGTCCCCGAGGGGCTGTGGGAAAAATGCGACCGCTGCGGCGCGGTGCTGTACCGGCCGGAGCTGGAAGAAAACCTGGAGGTCTGCCCGAAGTGCAGCTTCCACATGCCCATCCGCGCCCGCGCGCGCCTGGCGGCGCTGTTCGACCCCGGCAGCACCCGTGAGATCGGCGCATCGCTCGGCCCGACCGACGTGCTGAAGTTCAAGGACCAGAAGAAGTACGCCGACCGCATCAAGGCCGCGCAGAAGAGTACGGGCGAGCGCGACGCGCTGATCACCCTGCAGGGCACGCTGAAGGGCCGCGACCTGGTCGCCAGTTCCTTCGACTTCGCCTACATGGGCGGCTCGATGGGCTCGGTGGTCGGCGAGCGCTTCTCGCTGGGTGCGGAGAAGGCGCTGGAAATCGGCTCGCCGTTCGTGTGCTTCTCCGCCAGCGGCGGCGCGCGCATGCAGGAGAGCCTGTTCTCGCTGATGCAGATGGCCAAGACCTCGGCCGCGCTGGCCAAGCTGCGTGAGGCCGGCCTGCCCTACATCTCGGTGATGACGCACCCCACCACCGGCGGTGTGTCGGCCAGCTTCGCCATGCTGGGCGACATCAACCTCGCCGAACCGGAAGCGCTGATCGGCTTCGCCGGCCCGCGCGTGATCGAGCAGACGGTGCGCGAGACGTTGCCGGAAGGGTTCCAGCGTTCGGAGTTCCTGCTGGCGCACGGCGCGGTGGACCAGATCTGCGATCGCCGCGAGATGCGTGACCGGCTGGCCGACCTGCTGGCGTTGATGATGCGACAGCCCAAGCCCGCAGACAGCGAACTGGTGACCGCATGA
- a CDS encoding LysR family transcriptional regulator, which yields MSRPLPPLNALRAFEAAARLGSLSRAAGELHVTHGAVSRHVRTLEEALGRPLFVREGRGLALTADGLRLRDLAGDAFSALQSGWTAMQRDRQPSAFVLGCPGSLLARWVIPRLERLALDLPTLTVHLSAQEGGFDDALTGLDAALLVGEAPWPAGWDVHPLGPERIGPVVSPRFAGAATLAQAAPGALAGEHVLHTASRPQAWPRWFQTHGLDVSTLRLGAGFDHLTYLLEAAVAGLGVAIAPQELVQADLDSGRLLAPWGFVDTGGTWALCARRGNPDARIPALATWLRDRLA from the coding sequence ATGTCGCGCCCCCTGCCCCCGCTCAACGCCCTGCGTGCCTTCGAGGCCGCCGCCCGGCTGGGCAGCCTCAGCCGGGCCGCCGGCGAGCTGCATGTGACCCACGGCGCGGTCAGTCGGCATGTGCGCACGCTGGAAGAAGCGCTGGGACGTCCGCTGTTCGTGCGCGAGGGTCGCGGCCTGGCGCTGACCGCCGACGGCCTGCGGCTGCGCGATCTGGCAGGCGACGCGTTTTCGGCCCTGCAGTCCGGCTGGACGGCGATGCAGCGGGACCGGCAGCCGTCGGCCTTCGTCCTGGGCTGCCCGGGCAGCCTGCTGGCGCGCTGGGTGATCCCGCGGCTGGAGCGGCTGGCCCTCGACCTGCCGACGCTGACCGTGCACCTGTCGGCGCAGGAAGGCGGCTTCGACGATGCCCTGACCGGACTCGATGCGGCCCTGCTGGTCGGCGAAGCGCCCTGGCCGGCGGGGTGGGACGTGCATCCGCTGGGGCCGGAACGGATCGGCCCCGTGGTCAGCCCGCGCTTTGCCGGTGCCGCGACGCTCGCGCAGGCGGCGCCGGGCGCGTTGGCGGGCGAGCACGTCCTCCACACGGCGTCCCGCCCGCAGGCCTGGCCGCGCTGGTTCCAGACTCATGGCTTGGACGTTTCGACACTGCGTCTGGGCGCGGGCTTCGATCACCTGACCTACCTGCTGGAAGCGGCCGTCGCCGGGCTGGGTGTGGCGATCGCACCGCAGGAACTGGTGCAGGCCGACCTGGACAGCGGACGCCTGCTCGCGCCGTGGGGCTTCGTGGATACCGGAGGGACATGGGCGCTGTGCGCACGCCGGGGCAATCCGGACGCACGCATCCCGGCCTTGGCGACCTGGCTGCGCGACAGGCTGGCCTGA